ACCAGAAGAAGCAATGTCTGGCGCTGGCGTTATTCTAAGAGATCATATTAATATGTTTATCAATTTTGATGTTGAACAAGAAGAAGATAAAGTTGATAATGAAAAAGATTTGGAATTTGAAAGAATTAGAAAAATTCTTATAACAAATGTTGATGATTTGGAATTAAGTGTTAGATCACATAATTGCTTAAAAGCTGCCAATATTAAAACTATGGGTGATTTGGTTCGAAAAGATGAAAGTGAAATGTTAAAATTCAGAAACTTTGGAAGAAAGTCTCTTGCTGAGTTGATGGAAATTGTTGATCAATATAATTTAGAATTTGGAATGGATGTTGACAAATACATTAATGATAAATCTGATAATAATTAATTTCTGTAAAAGGTTGAAATAATGAGACATAGAGTTAAAGGTAGAAAATTAGGAAGAACGGCTTCCCATAGAACTGCAACACTGCGTGCTTTGGCAATTGCTTTAATAAAGCACAAAAAAATTACAACAACCGTTGCAAAAGCCAAGCAGTTGAGATTGTTTTTTGAACCAATGGTTACCAAAGCAAAAGAAGATACTGTTCATGCAAGAAGACTTGTTGCTCGCGATATTAATGATAAAGATATCATAAAAGAATTATTTACCGAAGTTGCAAAAAAAATTGGGGATAGACCAGGCGGATATACTCGAATTGTGAAATTAGGAAACAGACTTGGCGATGCCGCTGAAATGGCAATAATTGAATTAGTTGATTACAATGATATTAATTCAAACAAAACAAAAACTCCCAAAAAGAAAACAGAAGCAAAAGAAAAAACAAAAGTTGAAACTAAACCAATTCCTCAAAATGTAGAAGAAGCAACCGCAGAAGTTGTTGAAGAAAAAGTTACAGAAAAAACAATTGGTGCTGATGATTTAACAAAAATAGAAGGAATTGGACCTAAAATTTCTGAATTACTTGTGGATGCCGGAATTACTACATTTGCTCAACTTGCTGAAACTGAAGTTGTAAAATTGAGAGAAATTCTTTATGAAGCTGGAAGTAAATTCAAGTCTCATGATCCAGAAACATGGCCAGCACAATCTCAGTTAGCTGCTGATGGAAAATGGGATGAATTAAAGAAATTACAAGATGAATTAATTGGCGGAAAAGCCAAATAAACAATTCCAAATTTAATTTTTAATTGAGCAGCTAAAAGCTGCTCTTTTTATTTATGCTTGATATAAAATTCACAAAATCAGTTTTCGAAATTAAAAATTTACCAAGTGAACCTATTGCTGAAGTAGTTCTCTGCGGTCGTTCAAATGTTGGTAAATCTACGTTTATTAATTCTTTATCAAAGCAAAAAAATGTTGCAAAAACAAGCTCCACTCCCGGAAAAACAAGATCAGTAAATTATTATTTAACGGAAAACAAATTTTATTTTGTTGATTTACCCGGATATGGTTATGCAAAAATTTCTATTGCAGAAAAAGTAAAATGGCAGAAATTAATAAATGAATATTTGACTAAAAGTAAAAATATTTCATTAGCATTTCATTTAATTGATAGCAGACATAAACCAACGGATTTGGATATTTTGTTAAATAACTTATTGATTGAAAGCGAAATTCCATATGTAATTCTGTTATCAAAAGTTGATAAATTAAATCAATCAGAAAAAGCCAAATCCATAAAAATGATAAAAGAAGTTTTCCCGGAATTAAATTTGGAAGACAATCTCTTTTTATATTCATCATTAAAAAATATAGGTAAGAAAGAAGTTGAAATAAGATTATCTAAATTATTCCTTTAATGCTATTTATAAAAACTTTTATTATTATTATTGAATAAAAAAATTAAATTATTTAAGCCTCTCAACTAAATTTTATAACAATGTTTAGTTCAAGAAATAAGAAAAGAATATTAATTTTTTCAATAATTCCGCTTTTAGCAATTATTCCAATAATTTCTGAAGATATTATTATAAAATCTATTTCTGCTGGGATTTTAGTTATTTATGTTGCATTTATAATTTTTCTTCGTGATTCGGTTAGAATGAGAGATATTCTTTCTGAAGATGATAACTATCCCATTAACGAAGATGAAAATGACGAAAAATTTTCAAACCCTTCTTACGATGCAGATCTTGGCGAAGATGTAAAAATCATTACAAAAAAATCTTCAAATTCAATTATCACAGAACATAATTATAAACCCGTTCTTAATTCCGGATTAAAACATTTGGTCAGCTCGGATGAGTTAAAAGAGCAATTTGGTAAAATTATTACAGAAGAACTTCCAGCAGATATAAATAGCGATGAACAATTTTTATTTGTACTTGAAAAAATACTAAATGTAATAAAAGATGCATATTTAGCAAATACGGTAATCTTCTTTTGGTTTAATGAAACAAGGCAAGAATTAACACTTCAGAAATATTTTAGTAATTCACCGGAAGCAATTACTAAGAAGAATTTTCCTTTGGAAGATGATATAATAAGTAAAATAGTTCACAATGAAGAACCTGTTCATCTTACTGAAATTTCTCCGAATGCAGAAATGGATGTAATTAGATATTATGATAATCCTCAAGGAATAAAAAGTCTTGTTGGTGTGCCGCTATTTTTTGCAAAAACTTTAACCGGTGTTTTAGTTGTTGATTCAAAAGCTCCCGATGCATTTGGGATTGAAACCGTTTATTCGCTTGGCAGATTTGTTAGAATAATTGCAATTATAATTTCATTGTTTGATGAAAAGTTTTCCGGCTCAACCGCAGAAAATAGATTGGAAACTCTTTTAAGTATTCTTAAAACTGAAAAGAAATTTGACAATGATAAAGACATAATTGAAACGATAGATACAACCATAAAAAATTTACTTCATTATGATGCTTTCAGTTTTGTTTATTTTGAACCGACCAAACAAAAATTTTTAGTAACAAAAGTTGATAATAAAACTTCATTAAAATATATTGGCGAAAATTTAGAAATTGAACTTGAAGGAACATTAGTCGGGAAAGCTGTATTAAGTGGAATGCCAGTAAATATTGAGGATACGGCTGCTAATCAATTTATAAGATTTGTAAAAAATGAAGATGTTGGTTTAGGCGGATCTTTTTTAGCGTTGCCTTTAGTTTATGATAATCAAAATTTTGGTGTTTTATGTTTTGAAAGTTTAAAGAAAAAAATCTACTCAAATTCAGATATCAAATTTATGCGCAACGCAGTAAAGATATTTTCATTTTTTGTTTATACTTATTCTACTCATACAATTTTGAAAAATCTATTGAGTGTTGATGTTGAAACTAGAGCAATGACTTATAATTCATTTCTACAGCATGTTGAAGCTGATTTAATTAAAGCGAGAGAATTTGATGCGCCAAGTTCATTAGCATTAATTCAAATTGATGAATTTTTAGAAGAGCGCTCACTATTTGAAACCGATCCATTCCCAAAAGTTTTAGCTTCAATAAATGAAGCAATAAGATCTGAAATTAGTCCCTTAAATTTAGTTGGAAGATTAGGCGAAAAATTATTCGGCGTATTTTTCTTTAATGCATCAACAAAAGATGTATTTCTTTGGGCAGAAAAATTACGAATCAAAATTGCGCGAAAGCCAATATCTGTAGTATCAAAACAAACAACATTTACAGTTTCAATTGGAGTTGCTGCGGCTCATAAAAAAACTGAAGTGGAAGAAGTTTTAAAAAATGCTGAACTTGCATTAAACAAAGCAATTCAAAAAGGCGGCAATACCGTAAAAAGTATAAACTGATCGGAACAGAATTGAATAATTTTTTATTGGTAATTTTAGATGGAGTTGGAATTGGAGAATTACCAGATGCTGAAAAGTTTGGTGATAAGGGAAGCAATACACTTGGAAACATTTCTAAATTTGTCGGCGGATTAAAACTTCCGAATCTGCAAAAATTTGGTTTGGCAAATATTGAATTTATTCTAAATTATAATTCCATTGAAAATCCTCAAGCTTCATATGGTAAAATGAATGAAGTTTCAACCGGTAAAGATTCTACAACCGGGCATTGGGAAATTGGTGGATTGCATTTAGATTTTGATTTTCCAACTTATCCAAATGGATTTCCGCAATCAATAATTGAAAAATTTCTTTTAGAAAATAATTTAAAAGGTTATTTAGGAAACAAACCCGCGTCTGGTACTGAAATTATTGATGAATTTGGTAAAGAACATTTACAAACCGGATTCCCGATTGTTTACACTTCTGCAGATTCAGTATTTCAAATTGCAGCACATGAAGAAATAATTCCTTTAGAAAAATTATATGAAATTTGTAAAATTACTCGTAACAAAATTTGTATAAATGAACATTCAGTGGGCAGAATAATTGCAAGACCTTTTATGGGTGAAGTTGGAAACTTTACAAGAACAACCAATAGAAAAGATTTTTCCTTAAATCCGCCTTCCGATACAATTATGGATCTGTTAGTTAAAAATAATATTAACACTGTTGCTATCGGAAAAGTTAACGATCTTTTCAATTATTGCGGAATAAAAAAACAAGTAAAATCAAAATCAAATTCTGAGGGAATGCAGAAAATAATTGAAAATTTGAAATCTGAAATGAATAGTTTAATATTTGTAAACTTAGTTGATTTTGATGTTTATTATGGACATAGAAATGATCCAGAAGGATTTCATAAGGCTTTGATAGAATTTGATAAATTCTTACCGGAAATAATTAATCAGCTTGATTCATCTGATCGATT
The nucleotide sequence above comes from Ignavibacteriota bacterium. Encoded proteins:
- a CDS encoding phosphopentomutase; amino-acid sequence: MNNFLLVILDGVGIGELPDAEKFGDKGSNTLGNISKFVGGLKLPNLQKFGLANIEFILNYNSIENPQASYGKMNEVSTGKDSTTGHWEIGGLHLDFDFPTYPNGFPQSIIEKFLLENNLKGYLGNKPASGTEIIDEFGKEHLQTGFPIVYTSADSVFQIAAHEEIIPLEKLYEICKITRNKICINEHSVGRIIARPFMGEVGNFTRTTNRKDFSLNPPSDTIMDLLVKNNINTVAIGKVNDLFNYCGIKKQVKSKSNSEGMQKIIENLKSEMNSLIFVNLVDFDVYYGHRNDPEGFHKALIEFDKFLPEIINQLDSSDRLIITADHGNDPTTISTDHSREYVPLLYYAKDKKSKNLGIRNSFSDVAKTIADFYKIENNFLGESFLN
- the rplQ gene encoding 50S ribosomal protein L17 codes for the protein MRHRVKGRKLGRTASHRTATLRALAIALIKHKKITTTVAKAKQLRLFFEPMVTKAKEDTVHARRLVARDINDKDIIKELFTEVAKKIGDRPGGYTRIVKLGNRLGDAAEMAIIELVDYNDINSNKTKTPKKKTEAKEKTKVETKPIPQNVEEATAEVVEEKVTEKTIGADDLTKIEGIGPKISELLVDAGITTFAQLAETEVVKLREILYEAGSKFKSHDPETWPAQSQLAADGKWDELKKLQDELIGGKAK
- a CDS encoding YihA family ribosome biogenesis GTP-binding protein, with product MLDIKFTKSVFEIKNLPSEPIAEVVLCGRSNVGKSTFINSLSKQKNVAKTSSTPGKTRSVNYYLTENKFYFVDLPGYGYAKISIAEKVKWQKLINEYLTKSKNISLAFHLIDSRHKPTDLDILLNNLLIESEIPYVILLSKVDKLNQSEKAKSIKMIKEVFPELNLEDNLFLYSSLKNIGKKEVEIRLSKLFL
- a CDS encoding GAF domain-containing protein — translated: MFSSRNKKRILIFSIIPLLAIIPIISEDIIIKSISAGILVIYVAFIIFLRDSVRMRDILSEDDNYPINEDENDEKFSNPSYDADLGEDVKIITKKSSNSIITEHNYKPVLNSGLKHLVSSDELKEQFGKIITEELPADINSDEQFLFVLEKILNVIKDAYLANTVIFFWFNETRQELTLQKYFSNSPEAITKKNFPLEDDIISKIVHNEEPVHLTEISPNAEMDVIRYYDNPQGIKSLVGVPLFFAKTLTGVLVVDSKAPDAFGIETVYSLGRFVRIIAIIISLFDEKFSGSTAENRLETLLSILKTEKKFDNDKDIIETIDTTIKNLLHYDAFSFVYFEPTKQKFLVTKVDNKTSLKYIGENLEIELEGTLVGKAVLSGMPVNIEDTAANQFIRFVKNEDVGLGGSFLALPLVYDNQNFGVLCFESLKKKIYSNSDIKFMRNAVKIFSFFVYTYSTHTILKNLLSVDVETRAMTYNSFLQHVEADLIKAREFDAPSSLALIQIDEFLEERSLFETDPFPKVLASINEAIRSEISPLNLVGRLGEKLFGVFFFNASTKDVFLWAEKLRIKIARKPISVVSKQTTFTVSIGVAAAHKKTEVEEVLKNAELALNKAIQKGGNTVKSIN